AGTAAATACAATGCAAAATAACAGTgtgctttaaaaacataaactgtttctaacttcttttattttctgacccTTATAGCAATTATCATCTGAACTGGGGATTTATCTAGACTGAACAAGCATGGGCCGACTAGATGATGCTGCCAAACACAAAGTGGTGGAGCTGCGGAAGGCTGGTCTCAGTTTCCGCAAAATCAAAGCTGTGCTGGAGTTGGAGAACATCAAGGTGTCTGCTCAAGCCATCTACCTGTACCTGAGGGAGTTCCAGGGTAGACCACCAGGGAGGGTTAGACCTCTGGAGGCTGGAGATGGCACATTGGCGCAAACAGCTCAAGCGCAAGCTGGGGCATTGCAGGAGAGGTGGAGCAACATTCACCTTCAGAACCTGATGAGGGACGGGCCTCATCGCACTGAGTATCCAGCTCCATCTAACTTCTCCAAACAGGCATCCACCAATTCAGAGACCACCTCAAATTCCTCTGGATCTGGGGAGGCTAGCGGAAGCAGCAGGCCGGAGCAGCAATCCGGtggaaataaggaagaaaaCGACATTCAGATTGTTAGTGTCACTTCACTTGCACAGCATGGCCAACAAAGGGTGACCCAGCCACCTGTAAGGAGGCCAGAAACAAGTTCAAACATGTCTTCCACGTTAATGGCTTCTGGAGCATTCCTGAGAAGAAGAGTTACACCTTCCCCAGCCACCAGTTCAATTTTGGCAGCTCGAAAAAGACTTTTGGACAGAGCACTGTCACATAGGGCAAAGGTAACTACAGAGTTTTCTCAATTATAAAATTGGTGAATTGCTTTAAAGCTGTATAAATTgctaaagtagttttttttaaatacttttcacaTTTACCAGTCATTCCACCAGATGGCGGCGTTGTTAAGGAGAGATCAGGCTGGTGTTCAAAGTTCAGATTTAAGCAGTGCTCTACCACAGCAGCCGGAAACCTATGACCTGACCACTGAAAAGGTGTGATCTcgacaaactttaaaaagtctaaaagtaATGCTTCGCCTGCTCCTGTATATTATGTTTTACTGGGAGTAGCATTTGTGTAGTATTTATCTAAAACTTGTGTTTATTATCAAATAGCTTCAACACAATCCAAGAGAGAAGTGGCAATAGATTTATAAATACAAGTCTGAACAGTCCTTTTTGAAGGTCCCACCATAGCCACTCCTAAATAtagtgtttttattctttcagaCTGTTATGGAGGGGCAGCCTGGGCATAATAGTTCCCCTCGGCGTTTTGCTGCACAGAGACCAGGAATGAGCGTCCGCTCCCTTCATCCTCCTCCACGTGTCGGGATTCACCTTCCTAATCGCCCGCCAGCGCCTTTGACATCCTCATCTCCGGGAACCGTTCTTCGTCTGCCGTCCCCAAGGACTCAAGGCAGTAGCGAGGCGAATTCAAATCCACCATCGGCGGTCCAGGACACCAGAGCAAGAGGTAGCTTGCAGGACCAGATCCAGACCCTTGGCTCTGAGGTTCACAGCCTGGGCTTGGCAGTGAAGATGATGGTGGAGCAGCAGTGCCGCCTGGAAAGGGAGCAGTCACAGCAGACGCAGATTCAGAAGCAGATCCTCAGCACTCTCCAAACACTCTCCTCTAAAGCAGGACTCTGTAGCAGAACCCCGCAACGGCTCAACAAAACTCCCTCGCCATCGTCTTTGCCAGCAACCTCTGCCACTACCTCTTTCGGCCAAGAAACGTACACTTTTAGTCAAGGCACGTTCTCTCAGTGCAGCCAGACTCAGCCGGGCTACAACTCTTTAGAGAGATTAGAAAGCGCAGAGGCCTTTAAGGTTCCAGGAATGAGCCCACCAAGCATAAATGGATTTCCACCATGTAGCAACGCAGACAGTCTTCCTCTTACTCACACTTCCTCTCAGTCACAAACGTATCCAGCTGCGTATCAACAGCAAAACAGTCAAGCCCTCCTGGCACCCTACACACAGTCATACGTCTCCTTGTacgaccacacacacactcagtcatTCAGAACGCCAGAGagtaaaacagcagatttttctgCGAGGACTTTCACAGACTGCAGCGGGTCTACCCAGCAGGTCATGAACTCCTCTTCACATAATCAGCCACTCAGTAGCATCAAGGTGGAAGGACCTTAGATAACACAGGTTCAGTCCTCTGAAAGAACTTGaacttgtgtttcttttaatttgctgTAGCATTGTTGTGTAAGGTACGTTTTTAGGACTACTAATGTAAAAGtagctgtttttattcaatttatttctgAGGTTCATTATCATGCAATACGTACAGCAATAGCTTGACAGATTTGAAAGTTTTAAATCCTCTGATTTAACTTGgccacaatttaaaacaaatcatgaatctgtatatttttgtgattttttttcttgtatcaACAGGAAACCCAACACAAACAGTTAATTTTCATAACTTTGAcctgtttaacaaataaaactcagattttgATCCAGAAAGAGTAATTATTTCATAATGTAAGGTATTTCCAGTAACGGGATGGAATGTTGACTGCTGAAATCTTGGGAGACAAAGAAGCAATTAAACCAAAAGCAACTTAACAAGAACAAGACTACAGTTTTATAACTCTAACACTTAATATTATGAAGAAGGAGAATCAAAACCATTAAATAACTTTCCCCCCCTACGTATAGGCCAGTAGCTGCAACCACTGAGCCAGGAGTACGCAAAAGCCAAGCGAACATGTACAGTAAGTTGCAAAAGCATAGCGAATTTATATATCGAGATGAAAATCCAGCTAAATTTGCCCATTTTACTGGTCTTAATAATattgaagaaatgtttgaaaattcaGTTGTTGTCTAAATATGTACACCGATCGCACTTCTCTTTTATGAGTAAAGTTAATGCAACTCATCAGTATTGTCTGTCGGAGACTTTTCAATACAGAAAGGCTGCGacacaaacttttaaaaagcgATTATGTCGAAAGGCCCCTGCCATGAGAGCACAGAGTAGTTGTCAATAAAGCAGCTCGTACACATCCTTCCAGTCACAATTACGCAATTACAGTGACCTCAGCAAAAGATTAGCAAATGTCCAATTAAATTTAGTCAGAGAACTGTGTCTTCACACTATTAGAGAGATGTGCGTAGCTATAAAGAAGTTCAACATATGTTGCTCTTATCTTGTGACTGTTTAGCAAAAACTTTAGCTTTTCTTCTGCTAGCAACTACTTAGGGCAACAGTGCCGCCTAAACTTccaaattaaacacacaaactacTCCATCTTAAACTTCGAGAAATAAACATGTTCACATCTCCTGAGGGTTTATACAATGAAAGCACAACAGAAATGGCTCAAATTTTAATGCAGTAAACAACAATtataagtatgaaaaaactattAAGTCAGTTGTGATTTATGTACATAAATGACTGTTTGTGTCGATGACACACAGGAGTACACAGCAGCTGTTGTGGCTTTCTATAACTgagacccagaaaaaaaaaagtttttgaattttttttttttacactacatgactctttggagtgaaaaaacatcactacaattgaaaaagtttcaaaacatgttattatttatttattacagtatgtcctttggagaggacatcgggactctcttgtggcaaatatgaacacatttcgaggcccaggatgtcctctctaaggaccaacaggatttaacacagtggcatgtatggtttcagagttatgaacaaaaaaacctatgtcctccacagaggacaaaaatgtattgctgggtctcaggaggataaATACTGGTAGCTGTCTTTTGTATTAGTATTATAGATTAACCACACAGATAGAtgttcaagcctttatttctgttagaaTTTTTCTGCTTAGAACAAATAAGaacacataatttaaaattagaataccACATTAGatcaacataaaacatttttaataga
The DNA window shown above is from Xiphophorus couchianus chromosome 16, X_couchianus-1.0, whole genome shotgun sequence and carries:
- the LOC114160198 gene encoding uncharacterized protein LOC114160198, producing the protein MGRLDDAAKHKVVELRKAGLSFRKIKAVLELENIKVSAQAIYLYLREFQGRPPGRVRPLEAGDGTLAQTAQAQAGALQERWSNIHLQNLMRDGPHRTEYPAPSNFSKQASTNSETTSNSSGSGEASGSSRPEQQSGGNKEENDIQIVSVTSLAQHGQQRVTQPPVRRPETSSNMSSTLMASGAFLRRRVTPSPATSSILAARKRLLDRALSHRAKSFHQMAALLRRDQAGVQSSDLSSALPQQPETYDLTTEKTVMEGQPGHNSSPRRFAAQRPGMSVRSLHPPPRVGIHLPNRPPAPLTSSSPGTVLRLPSPRTQGSSEANSNPPSAVQDTRARGSLQDQIQTLGSEVHSLGLAVKMMVEQQCRLEREQSQQTQIQKQILSTLQTLSSKAGLCSRTPQRLNKTPSPSSLPATSATTSFGQETYTFSQGTFSQCSQTQPGYNSLERLESAEAFKVPGMSPPSINGFPPCSNADSLPLTHTSSQSQTYPAAYQQQNSQALLAPYTQSYVSLYDHTHTQSFRTPESKTADFSARTFTDCSGSTQQVMNSSSHNQPLSSIKVEGP